In one Zobellia galactanivorans genomic region, the following are encoded:
- a CDS encoding HypC/HybG/HupF family hydrogenase formation chaperone: protein MCLAIPGKIKSIESQYDGMVRMAKVSFGGITKEASLEMLPDADVGDYVLVHVGVAISKVDEEEAQKTFKYLEEIGELGDLEDVDEYLPKTDN, encoded by the coding sequence ATGTGCTTAGCAATTCCAGGTAAAATAAAGAGTATCGAATCGCAATACGACGGTATGGTGCGTATGGCCAAAGTATCTTTTGGCGGTATCACCAAGGAAGCCAGTCTAGAGATGCTTCCCGATGCCGATGTAGGCGACTATGTCTTGGTGCACGTGGGTGTCGCGATCAGTAAGGTGGACGAGGAAGAGGCCCAAAAAACGTTCAAATACCTCGAGGAAATCGGGGAACTGGGCGACCTGGAAGACGTTGATGAATATTTACCCAAAACCGATAACTAG
- the hypD gene encoding hydrogenase formation protein HypD → MKYMSEYRDPALAKKYLEEIKRTVSRPWSIMEVCGGQTHSLVKNGIIDMLPDKVTMIHGPGCPVCVTPLNLIDKAVHLATEKGVILCSFGDMLRVPGSEKSLLEAKAEGADIRILYSPLEAVKIAKDNPDKEVVFFAVGFETTAPANALSVVHAHHRGVKNYSILASHVLVPPAIKAVMEDEESKIDGFLAAGHVCTIMGNTEYHPLSAEYKVPIVVTGFEPLDVLQGILMVIRQLEQSKSEVENQYARIVREEGNTEAQKIINEVFEVRHQMWRGIGEIPDSGYAVREKYAEYDATKKYEVSITEAPENPLCISGQIMKGIKKPFECSQFGKTCKPTNPLGAPMVSSEGACAAYYHFSGMVEA, encoded by the coding sequence ATGAAGTACATGTCGGAATACCGCGATCCCGCGTTGGCAAAAAAGTATTTGGAGGAAATAAAAAGAACCGTATCCCGGCCTTGGTCCATTATGGAAGTCTGTGGCGGGCAGACCCACAGTCTGGTAAAGAACGGCATCATCGACATGTTGCCCGATAAGGTCACCATGATCCATGGGCCCGGTTGCCCGGTCTGCGTTACTCCCTTGAACCTGATCGACAAAGCCGTTCACCTGGCTACGGAAAAGGGCGTAATCCTTTGTTCCTTTGGCGATATGCTCCGCGTACCGGGCTCCGAAAAGAGTCTTTTGGAAGCCAAGGCCGAAGGGGCCGATATACGGATTTTATATTCTCCTTTGGAAGCCGTGAAAATTGCGAAGGACAATCCTGATAAAGAAGTGGTTTTCTTTGCCGTGGGGTTCGAAACTACGGCTCCGGCCAATGCCCTGTCCGTTGTGCATGCCCATCATAGAGGAGTAAAAAACTATTCCATCTTAGCATCGCATGTATTGGTGCCCCCGGCCATAAAGGCGGTTATGGAGGACGAGGAAAGTAAGATCGACGGATTTTTGGCCGCAGGCCATGTATGTACCATCATGGGCAATACGGAGTACCACCCGCTATCGGCCGAATACAAGGTGCCTATCGTCGTAACCGGCTTTGAGCCCTTGGACGTGCTTCAAGGTATCTTGATGGTCATCCGCCAGTTGGAACAGAGCAAATCGGAAGTCGAAAACCAGTATGCCCGTATCGTTCGGGAGGAGGGAAATACAGAAGCACAAAAGATTATCAATGAAGTGTTCGAGGTGCGCCACCAAATGTGGCGCGGTATCGGTGAAATTCCCGATAGTGGCTATGCGGTACGCGAGAAATACGCCGAATACGATGCCACCAAAAAATACGAGGTCAGTATAACGGAAGCTCCCGAAAACCCCTTATGCATTTCGGGACAGATCATGAAGGGCATCAAAAAACCATTTGAGTGTTCGCAGTTCGGCAAAACATGCAAACCTACGAATCCCTTGGGCGCACCCATGGTGAGCAGCGAAGGGGCCTGCGCCGCCTACTATCACTTTTCGGGAATGGTTGAAGCATAA